In Oryzias melastigma strain HK-1 linkage group LG6, ASM292280v2, whole genome shotgun sequence, the DNA window ttatatttttatagcaTAGAGATTCAGGACCCactgtttaattgatttatagcaagagtctgtttttattgttacataAATTGGGGGTTCCAGCTCATGAAACCCAGCCAGACCATCATCATTGATCTCCTCCATAGTCTGCGTAAGCCACTAAAGTTCAGCAAAGGAGGCTGGCTGTTCAGAAAGCTGTCTGAGCAGATCAACGGAAAGTCTCATGGAAGGGCAAAATGTGACAGAAGATGATGCAGAGGAGATGACCGTGGACTTCAGTGGATTATCAAAAGGACAATATTCAAGAACCTGCATGCAGAGATCCAGAAAGATCTGAAGGTGAAGGAACAGCTTAAAACCACCACATTCAGACACATTCTGGAGAAGGACCACAACTGTAGGCTTCCTCAGGTCAAGACACTTCTGAGCCGAGGCCAATGGAGAAACATCTCAATTGGGTCAAGGAGAAGACTGGACTGTTGGGGAGTGGCCCGAGGtcctgttttctgatgattaaTTTGGGAATCGAGGTCCAAGGCTTTGGAGGAAGAGTTGCAAGGAGCAGAACCTAAACTGCTAGAGGTCCAGTGTGAAATCTCCACAGTCATGGTTTGGGCTGCAACGTCCAGCACTGGTGTTGGTAAACTCTGATTTCTTCAATCCAAAATCACTGTCACAGTCTACCAGAATGTTCTAGAAGACTTGCTgaggatctggatggagatgGAGAGACAATCCAGTAGGAGCTGACCCCTGCCCAAACTATTGAAGTATTGAATATGCTAatattgattggttggtttgaTGGGATGATAATCTCTGTCTTTATCTAATTGCAAAAACTGAGAAGTAAATTGGAATTTCTCTACAGTACTCTAATttaatgaaatacttttttctttggttttatttgctGGAACCCCAATGTATGTCAAAATAAACCTactcattctcactcccaacttttCATACATGAACGCATGGTTCGGTCCCCGTGACATGGTGcctattcccattaaatcacaggtctgcgatgcggtaccagacacggAACCGGTTCAGGGTGAGGGTACCAggttagagtaccggtactgcatttttttccctgtctgtggcctggtaccaagcggcccccggaccggtaccggttcacGCCCCAGAGGttgtggacccctgatttaataggTAAAGCCAGCACGTCGATAAACGACGAATCGGGggcacccaaaacatcaaaaagtgacgcgacGGGGACCCAAACCATATGCCCATATGTGgaaagttgggagtgagaatgcgttgaaaaaaacataaatatttgaaatcaaCTTGAAAACAGAGGTCCCTGAATGTATATTATGTGAAAGTATAACTTTTTGAATGTAATTATTGAAatgatttcacattttttagaaaGGGTCTGTATTTCTCAGAAGTGATTGTAGCTATTTGGCTGTTTGAGGAGTAGTACAAATAATACTAGTGGAAAACAAACACCTACTTGAGGTGGTAGATGTGGGAACAGGGCAAGGCCTGCAGTTTTTGGTCTCTGTCCCCGATAGACTCTCCACAAATGCCGCAATAGAGTTCGAGCTCCTCCACGCACTGCAGGAACTTGACCACCTGCTCCCTGACTTCTTCCTGCTGCTTGCGGCTTTGATAGACTCCTTCGCTCAGGCAGTGGACTTTCAGGGTGCACAGCTTACACGcattaacaaaaaacacaattaataaTCCAATGTGCTGGACTTAACTCTTGACTATTTTTGAATGCTTTTCTTCACTCGTTAAGCGGATTTGAGAGAACTCATTTACCTTGTTTCCCATTCCATCTGCCAACTCCTGTGCTCGCTGTAAAGACTCAAGAGCCTGGAAATTCAAAAACAGGTAGCAAGTTCTTTCTATGAAATCTAGGCACAAGTGGTAGCAGAGAATTATAGATAACTGGATGAACCTTATCAAGTTCTTTCTTCAGAAGCTGGCACTTTGCAACTCCCAGGTACACTTGTGTTTGCCCGAGGCGGTTTCCGATCTCAGTCATGATGGCCAGAGCAGAATCGTATCGAGGGAATGCTTTCTGGATGCAAAAAGAGTGTCACATTACAATAAAACCTgatgaaaaaagtccaaaaggCACCAGTATATGAGacacaaatacatttgaatCTTTGTACAACAGATGTTGTAAAGGCAGCTTACATCAACAGCATGCCTGTAGCGATGAATGTCTGCAAAGTTTAGGAGGCAGAGAGCCTGCAGAGGACGGTCACCGTGCTGCAGAGCAATCTTCATGGATTCCTGTTTGAGATCAAGTCAGAAGGTTTTAGAGAAAATGTTCTTCCAACAGCCTGTAATCAAAATTGGCATATCTCATGTCTCTAAACCAGCAtgtaggtgttttttttatttagcagttTGCATATCTGCGCTCAGTTTCATGGAGGTGAGAAGCGGCGTGGAATGTGAGCCGTCACTTTTTGGATGCTGGTATTCCGGATATGACGGAATGTGTGATCTGCTTGGCAAACCTAATAAAGCTGAAATGCATAGCTGCCTTTTGTTGACTATACTTTTACACTCCAAAGCAATGACATCAAGCTATTTTTCACCCTTGGTTCATAATTAGAACAGAGGGAGGCCTTAAGCCACTCTCTTCATTAACACTTTAAAGCATCACCTCTGCGAGCATATTTTTGTCCAGGTCTTAGGCCTCCTGCAACGGGACAACTGGTGCTCGCACCTGTCAGCAGCACAAAATCTACTGTATCTGTAGCATCAGGGGTCAGAGACTCTGAGACGGTCCGCAAGGTCGTCTTTAAAGAAAGTTATggtttgtcagaaaaacaataCCTCGCAGCACTCCATGGCGTCCGCCAGGCGGTCCAGTTTCCGGTAGGCCACAGACATGTGGTATTGGCTCATGGCTCGATACTTGAGGCTCCACCCTTTACCATAATCATTGACAAGTTCAGCCGCTTTACAGGGGAAGAAAAGGGCTTTTTCGTAATCCTGTTGACAGACACAAACAAGGAGTAAAACGTTGAGGATGTGAGTATCCTAAACATGTTGTTGCCAACATCTAAAGAATCTAGAGAATTTCTGCTGACGTATTTTTGGActcaattaataaaaacacagatcaaAAGTGTTTGAAATTGAGATTTCCTTGGCTTGTGTTAATTTAGGGGTCATTTTCATACTCCACTTTatttagaaagtaaaaatgCCCTCGGGAAacaagtgggggtggggttacaAATCCCTTGACTCgcatcaatcaatcaacaacTAGATCTCCACAACGGATAGAGATTCTCAGATAATATCATAATCTTAAAACCAAGCACAAACAGGATTAGACCAAATTATTTCAAGCACCCCATGCATCTATCCCATCACCAACATTGAACATCAGTAGGAGTACCTTCAGCTGAACATAGATGTTTCCCAGACTGCAGCAGACTCTGCACTCCAGCATCTTGTCATCGTTGTTGTGTGCGTAGCGCAGGGCCTTCTCATAGCTCTCCAGTGCTTTCTGGAAGACACTGAGGCCGAGATAGGCGTTGCCCATGCTAAGACATACCTGGCCGTTGAGCTGCAGGCTTACAGTGGTACCTTG includes these proteins:
- the rapsn gene encoding 43 kDa receptor-associated protein of the synapse yields the protein MNIFMRHLAAEMGQDQTKQQIEKGLRLYQSNQTDKALHVWTKVLEKTSDPGGKFRVLGCLITAHSEMGKYKDMLKYALEQIDTAREMEDPDYLTEGYLNLARSNEKLCEFQKTVSYCKTCLNMQGTTVSLQLNGQVCLSMGNAYLGLSVFQKALESYEKALRYAHNNDDKMLECRVCCSLGNIYVQLKDYEKALFFPCKAAELVNDYGKGWSLKYRAMSQYHMSVAYRKLDRLADAMECCEESMKIALQHGDRPLQALCLLNFADIHRYRHAVDKAFPRYDSALAIMTEIGNRLGQTQVYLGVAKCQLLKKELDKALESLQRAQELADGMGNKLCTLKVHCLSEGVYQSRKQQEEVREQVVKFLQCVEELELYCGICGESIGDRDQKLQALPCSHIYHLKCLQTNGTKGCPKCFKSSMKPGFV